In Nonomuraea sp. NBC_00507, the following are encoded in one genomic region:
- a CDS encoding DUF488 domain-containing protein has protein sequence MVTIGVYGFGGESFLQRLRHADVRLLIDVRQRRGVRGPEYAWANSRRLQAALAHARIAYEHHLELAPTTELRRLQYAEDDRQGVGKRSRRELAAEYARRYTTEILDQADLTPMVSALPSSGTAALLCVERDPEACHRSLIAQRLTEQHRVTIEHLRPL, from the coding sequence ATGGTGACCATCGGCGTCTATGGTTTCGGCGGCGAGTCCTTCCTGCAACGACTGCGGCACGCGGACGTTCGTCTGCTGATCGACGTACGCCAGCGCCGCGGTGTCCGCGGACCCGAGTACGCCTGGGCGAACTCACGCCGGCTGCAGGCGGCCCTCGCCCATGCTCGGATCGCCTACGAGCACCACCTCGAGCTCGCCCCGACCACCGAGTTACGCCGGCTCCAGTACGCCGAGGATGACCGCCAAGGGGTCGGCAAGCGCTCGCGCCGCGAGCTCGCTGCCGAGTACGCCCGCCGCTACACCACCGAGATCCTCGACCAGGCCGACCTCACGCCGATGGTGTCGGCGCTGCCGAGCAGCGGGACCGCAGCGCTGCTCTGTGTCGAGCGCGACCCCGAGGCCTGCCACCGCTCGTTGATCGCCCAGCGGCTGACCGAGCAGCACCGCGTCACGATCGAGCACCTGCGCCCGTTGTGA
- a CDS encoding helix-turn-helix transcriptional regulator, whose amino-acid sequence MCHPSWGPALTAAHRLSDLARLRRVRDRIDREYAQPLDVEALARGVNISAGHLSRQFRLAYGESPYSYLMTRRIERAMALLRRGDLSVTDVCFAVGCSSLGTFSTRFTELVGMPPSAYRHRAAGAASGMPSCVAKQVTRPVRNRRSADHRAAPGVPAMTSIESLTLEMA is encoded by the coding sequence ATGTGTCATCCCTCATGGGGACCCGCACTTACCGCGGCACATCGCCTGAGCGACCTTGCGCGACTGCGTCGCGTCCGCGATCGGATCGACCGGGAGTACGCGCAGCCGCTGGACGTGGAGGCGCTCGCCCGGGGCGTGAACATATCGGCCGGGCACCTCAGCCGCCAGTTCCGGCTCGCCTACGGCGAGTCGCCGTACTCCTATCTGATGACGCGGCGCATCGAACGCGCGATGGCTCTGCTGCGGCGTGGCGACCTCAGCGTCACCGACGTCTGTTTCGCGGTCGGCTGCTCGTCACTGGGCACCTTCAGCACGCGCTTCACCGAGCTGGTCGGCATGCCGCCCAGCGCCTACCGGCACCGCGCGGCGGGCGCTGCGTCGGGGATGCCGTCATGCGTGGCGAAACAGGTGACCCGACCGGTCAGGAATCGTAGAAGCGCCGATCATCGAGCCGCACCTGGCGTGCCGGCTATGACTTCCATCGAATCCCTCACCCTCGAGATGGCCTGA
- a CDS encoding VOC family protein, translated as MDITIHTTVLPHDDPDASLAFYRDTLGFEVRTDVGHGKMRWITVGPVGQPGTSILLAPPAADPGITDDERRTIAEMMAKGTYGWILLATRDLDDTFEKLQARDAEVVQEPTEQPYGVRDCAFRDPAGNLVRIQEVR; from the coding sequence ATGGACATCACCATTCACACGACCGTCCTCCCGCACGACGACCCGGACGCCTCCCTGGCCTTCTACCGCGACACCCTCGGCTTCGAGGTTCGCACCGATGTCGGACACGGCAAGATGCGCTGGATCACCGTCGGCCCCGTCGGCCAGCCCGGCACGTCCATCCTCCTGGCGCCGCCCGCCGCCGACCCCGGCATCACCGACGACGAGCGCCGCACCATCGCCGAGATGATGGCCAAGGGCACCTACGGCTGGATCCTGCTGGCCACCCGGGACCTCGACGACACCTTCGAGAAGCTGCAGGCCCGCGACGCCGAGGTCGTCCAGGAGCCGACGGAGCAGCCGTACGGGGTTCGCGACTGCGCCTTCCGCGATCCCGCGGGCAACCTGGTCCGCATCCAGGAGGTTCGCTGA
- a CDS encoding GNAT family N-acetyltransferase, protein MKIRLRNHEDRKACVEALAQVQAADRYPVDWPDDPWGWLTPADLASAWIAVERGTVLGHVGLTRDAEIVRLFVTPAARGRGLAGQLLDSVRAAVRGPLKLEVSSEGTAAIAFYEQSGWRRVRSSRADWVNAAGEPALLHHYVTP, encoded by the coding sequence ATGAAGATCCGCCTCAGAAACCACGAGGACAGGAAAGCATGCGTTGAAGCACTCGCCCAGGTCCAGGCCGCTGACCGCTATCCCGTGGACTGGCCGGACGATCCTTGGGGTTGGCTGACGCCGGCCGACCTGGCATCGGCCTGGATAGCGGTCGAGCGAGGCACCGTACTTGGTCACGTGGGTCTTACCCGAGACGCCGAGATCGTCCGCCTGTTCGTGACCCCGGCAGCACGCGGGCGCGGTCTGGCCGGTCAACTCCTCGACTCCGTCCGCGCCGCTGTGCGGGGGCCGCTGAAGCTGGAGGTTTCCTCTGAGGGCACGGCGGCCATCGCCTTCTACGAACAGTCCGGCTGGCGCCGAGTTCGCAGCAGCCGCGCTGACTGGGTCAACGCAGCCGGTGAGCCCGCCCTGCTCCACCACTACGTGACCCCGTAG
- a CDS encoding MarR family winged helix-turn-helix transcriptional regulator, translating to MSKHVDGQMGTVAALVRSTFLVNAVYADSAREYGLTQQQGQLLCVLMAQPYGMSELGAMLGLAKSSLTGMVDRSERNGLVQRKPDPQDSRAVRVALTKQGAKLADAFYTETCRRIDELTSGFAPAERDTLAALLGRVVTDNKVPSVFMEPDSIR from the coding sequence GTGAGCAAGCATGTTGACGGCCAGATGGGGACGGTGGCCGCGCTGGTACGGTCAACGTTCCTGGTGAATGCCGTGTACGCAGATTCCGCCCGCGAGTACGGCCTCACCCAGCAGCAGGGCCAGTTGTTGTGCGTCTTGATGGCCCAGCCGTACGGCATGAGCGAGCTGGGTGCGATGCTCGGCCTGGCCAAGTCGAGCCTGACCGGCATGGTGGACCGCAGCGAGCGCAACGGCCTGGTCCAACGCAAACCCGACCCGCAAGACTCCCGCGCGGTGAGGGTGGCGCTCACCAAGCAGGGCGCCAAGCTCGCCGACGCGTTCTACACCGAGACCTGCCGCCGCATCGATGAACTGACCTCAGGGTTCGCGCCGGCGGAGCGCGACACGCTCGCCGCCCTGCTCGGCCGCGTCGTGACGGACAACAAGGTTCCCTCCGTCTTCATGGAGCCGGATTCCATACGCTGA